In the Staphylococcus sp. IVB6240 genome, one interval contains:
- a CDS encoding cysteine synthase family protein: MNTIDLIGQTPLVQLKHYSTEDVRIFAKLEMHNPGGSIKDRLGKYLIEQAITRGDLQRGGRLVEATAGNTGIGLALVATQYDIECVIFAPEGFSEEKIEIMRAMGATIYRTPRSEGMLGARQAAQDYAQTEGAYYTNQFETLDNPAAYRDTLAQELLVALPSMDYFVAGAGSGGTFSGVSEILQKQGVKSVVVEPEGSILSGGKKGKHDTEGIGVEVWPPFLDASWIDRVEVVSDELAFRHVRELAKNEGLLVGSSSGAALEGALRVAKRIEKGDIVVVFPDGSDRYMSKQIFQYGGV, from the coding sequence GTGAATACGATAGATTTAATTGGTCAAACACCGTTAGTACAATTAAAACATTATAGTACAGAAGACGTCCGTATTTTTGCGAAGTTAGAGATGCACAATCCTGGAGGTAGCATTAAGGATAGGCTTGGTAAGTATTTAATTGAGCAGGCAATCACGCGTGGTGACTTACAACGTGGTGGTCGATTAGTAGAGGCTACAGCGGGTAATACGGGTATCGGTTTAGCACTTGTTGCGACACAGTATGATATTGAATGTGTGATTTTTGCGCCAGAAGGTTTTTCTGAAGAGAAGATTGAAATTATGCGTGCGATGGGTGCAACGATATATCGTACACCTCGATCAGAAGGCATGCTTGGTGCACGTCAAGCAGCACAAGACTACGCGCAAACAGAAGGTGCCTATTACACAAATCAATTTGAAACATTAGATAACCCAGCAGCGTATAGAGATACATTAGCGCAAGAATTGTTGGTGGCTTTACCATCAATGGATTACTTTGTAGCGGGTGCGGGATCAGGTGGTACGTTTTCAGGTGTGTCAGAAATACTTCAAAAACAAGGTGTCAAATCTGTAGTCGTTGAACCAGAGGGCTCTATTTTAAGTGGTGGCAAGAAAGGAAAACATGATACAGAAGGCATCGGTGTCGAAGTATGGCCGCCTTTCTTGGATGCATCGTGGATTGATCGAGTAGAAGTTGTATCCGATGAATTGGCCTTTCGTCATGTTCGCGAATTAGCTAAAAATGAAGGATTACTTGTAGGGAGCTCTTCAGGTGCTGCCTTAGAAGGTGCATTGCGTGTGGCTAAGCGCATAGAAAAAGGAGATATCGTTGTTGTATTTCCAGACGGTAGCGACCGTTATATGTCAAAACAAATATTTCAATATGGAGGCGTTTAA
- a CDS encoding carboxylesterase family protein, with amino-acid sequence MVIVQTSLGQLHGIHNKDFDVFKGIPYAVPPIGKRRFRHAELWTQRWEGTRDARAFGAVPVQPPNTLEAFFSANQSSYEQNEDCLTLNIWRPNSSRHQRPLPVLLYFYGGSFVNGHSAQDLYQPEAIVKQEPVIVVTCNYRLGALGFLDWSALNQTWDSNNGLSDQICALQWVYEHIAAFGGDPTHITLVGQSAGAMSIQALLQLPQVQPLVRNAVLMSGILQPDTAEHAQQKAQEFQSLKLQVAPDTPWEELSSETILDLMGQHQAQYGKSKGLELLYQPVTTNQMPIHQNAPLPCPIWMGITTSEGDIYIKNAQKVLAPIQFQKVISRAGLPLPDVHEIETAQQQRDYITQHYFHSPFHHYVKLLKPHTDVYTYLFDWSHSAHPLYHSAYHILDVLFWFGRLDIIKAQGAMVTQHEEQLSQQMIHDLYTFAYTSQLPQKYYQYQ; translated from the coding sequence ATGGTCATTGTTCAAACATCACTCGGACAACTTCACGGTATACATAACAAAGACTTCGATGTCTTCAAAGGCATTCCTTATGCAGTTCCTCCTATTGGTAAACGGCGCTTTCGCCATGCCGAACTTTGGACCCAACGTTGGGAAGGGACTCGTGATGCACGTGCCTTTGGTGCTGTCCCCGTCCAACCACCCAACACATTAGAAGCGTTTTTCTCTGCCAATCAATCATCTTATGAACAGAATGAAGACTGTCTCACGCTCAATATTTGGCGTCCAAATTCAAGTCGCCATCAAAGGCCATTACCTGTCTTGCTCTACTTTTATGGTGGCAGCTTTGTGAACGGGCACAGCGCACAAGACCTCTATCAACCCGAAGCAATCGTCAAGCAGGAACCCGTTATTGTTGTCACATGTAATTATCGCTTAGGTGCATTGGGATTTTTAGACTGGTCTGCTCTCAATCAGACATGGGACAGTAATAACGGACTATCCGATCAAATATGTGCCTTACAATGGGTGTATGAACACATTGCTGCATTCGGTGGGGATCCGACCCACATTACATTGGTAGGGCAGTCTGCCGGGGCAATGAGTATTCAAGCATTATTACAACTCCCACAAGTGCAACCACTGGTACGTAACGCCGTACTGATGAGCGGCATTCTACAACCGGATACTGCTGAACATGCACAACAAAAAGCACAAGAATTTCAATCATTAAAGTTACAGGTCGCACCTGATACACCTTGGGAAGAACTATCATCCGAGACAATCCTAGACCTTATGGGGCAGCACCAAGCACAATATGGCAAATCAAAAGGACTTGAACTCCTTTATCAACCCGTTACAACGAATCAAATGCCGATACATCAAAATGCGCCTTTACCATGTCCCATATGGATGGGTATCACAACATCAGAAGGCGATATTTATATTAAAAATGCACAAAAAGTGTTAGCACCCATTCAATTTCAAAAAGTCATTTCACGTGCTGGTCTCCCTTTACCAGACGTCCATGAGATTGAGACAGCCCAGCAACAGCGTGACTATATTACCCAACATTACTTTCATAGCCCTTTTCATCATTATGTTAAATTATTGAAGCCACATACTGATGTCTACACATATTTATTTGACTGGTCGCATTCAGCACATCCTTTATACCATAGTGCTTATCATATATTAGACGTGTTATTTTGGTTTGGGCGTCTTGACATCATCAAAGCACAGGGTGCAATGGTGACTCAGCACGAAGAACAGTTAAGTCAACAAATGATTCATGATTTATATACTTTTGCTTATACCAGTCAACTGCCACAAAAATATTATCAATATCAATAA
- a CDS encoding sodium-dependent transporter has translation MPKESQWKTSTGFILASAGSAIGLGAMWKFPYMAGMYGGGAFLLMFLLFTILVGLPLLVMEFVVGKAGRTYTTEIYGKLTNKKWLNIIGWNGNIAVFVLFGFYSVIGGWIVIYIGIVLMQLLHVLPTGLTDITFESIISNPVYTIMGQFIFIGLTCAIVMLGVEKGLEKASKIMMPLLFIFLLIIVAKSMSLEGAAEGVRFLFQPRISDITMESMLFALGQSFFALSLGTTGMITYASYASKEMTVKSSALSIVIMNIFISILAGLAIFPALQAFGYEPTEGPGLLFKVLPLVFDKMQYGTLFYVIFLILFLFAALTSSISLLELNVSNLTRNDNSKRSRVALLTSIGVLMISIPAMLSFGTLSDVQFGAGTIFDNMDFLVSNILMPLGALATTLVVGQLLDKDLLKEGFGKDRFKFFYPWYALVKFVLPFVILAVFILQLV, from the coding sequence ATGCCAAAAGAGTCGCAATGGAAAACATCAACAGGTTTTATATTGGCAAGTGCCGGTTCAGCGATAGGCTTAGGTGCGATGTGGAAGTTTCCGTATATGGCAGGTATGTACGGTGGCGGTGCGTTTTTGCTTATGTTTTTATTATTTACAATATTAGTTGGCCTACCACTCCTTGTTATGGAGTTCGTTGTAGGTAAAGCAGGTCGTACTTATACAACTGAAATATATGGTAAATTGACAAATAAAAAATGGCTGAACATCATAGGATGGAACGGTAATATTGCTGTTTTTGTATTATTTGGTTTTTACAGTGTTATCGGTGGTTGGATTGTCATCTATATCGGGATCGTTCTGATGCAACTGCTACACGTATTACCAACAGGTCTAACGGATATTACATTTGAATCAATTATTAGCAATCCTGTTTACACGATTATGGGACAATTTATTTTTATTGGGTTAACATGTGCCATTGTGATGTTAGGTGTAGAAAAAGGACTTGAGAAAGCATCTAAAATTATGATGCCGTTACTATTCATCTTTTTACTGATTATTGTAGCGAAGTCTATGTCATTAGAAGGTGCTGCAGAAGGTGTCCGTTTCTTATTCCAACCGCGTATTTCAGACATTACAATGGAATCGATGTTGTTTGCGTTAGGTCAATCGTTCTTCGCATTATCACTTGGGACGACAGGGATGATTACATATGCAAGTTATGCGTCTAAAGAAATGACGGTAAAATCATCTGCGTTATCGATTGTGATCATGAATATTTTCATCTCTATTTTGGCTGGTTTGGCAATTTTCCCAGCGCTACAAGCATTTGGTTATGAACCAACAGAAGGCCCAGGCTTATTATTCAAAGTATTACCACTCGTGTTCGATAAAATGCAATATGGGACATTATTCTATGTGATTTTCTTAATCTTATTCTTATTCGCTGCGTTAACGTCATCTATTTCATTGCTGGAATTGAATGTTTCAAACTTAACGCGCAACGATAACTCAAAACGTTCACGTGTTGCACTATTAACAAGTATTGGGGTATTAATGATTAGTATTCCGGCTATGTTATCATTTGGTACATTAAGTGATGTACAATTTGGAGCGGGAACAATTTTTGATAATATGGACTTCTTAGTTTCTAATATTTTAATGCCACTCGGTGCATTAGCAACCACATTAGTTGTCGGTCAATTATTAGATAAAGATTTACTCAAAGAAGGATTTGGAAAAGATCGTTTTAAATTCTTCTATCCATGGTATGCATTAGTGAAGTTTGTTTTACCATTCGTTATTTTAGCAGTATTTATTTTACAATTAGTCTAA
- a CDS encoding LysM peptidoglycan-binding domain-containing protein yields MRKKLIAAVIGTSAISTVAAVSDAEAATYRVQAGDSLWSIATKHQISIAQLKSYNNLNSNLIFPNQVLKISGGSTTVRQTNQTNNVTSNTYTVRSGDSLAAIAARYGTTYQNIMRLNGLNNFWIYPGQQLRVSGTATTNQTTSSQNTANTASNSSYYTVQPGDSLGLIASKYGTTYQNIMNLNGLNSFLIHPGQKLRVSGTATTNQATSNQNANTANTTSNSSYYTVQPGDSLGLIASKYGTTYQNIMNLNGLSGFLIFPGQKLKVTGTGMGAQTQTPTTATTTYGSTSTFNHSNLYDWGQCTWHVFNKRQAAGRGISTYWWNANVWDDNAVRDGYTVNYQPAVGAILQSDLGYYGHVAYVERINGDGSVLVSEMNYSAGPGVLTYRTIPSYSANSFKYIH; encoded by the coding sequence GTGCGAAAAAAATTAATTGCAGCCGTTATCGGTACATCAGCAATTTCAACAGTGGCTGCAGTGAGTGATGCAGAAGCAGCAACTTATCGTGTGCAAGCAGGCGACTCACTATGGTCTATTGCTACCAAACACCAAATCAGCATTGCGCAGTTGAAGTCATACAATAATTTGAACTCAAACTTGATCTTCCCTAATCAAGTGTTAAAAATTTCGGGTGGCAGCACAACAGTTCGTCAGACAAACCAAACGAACAATGTAACATCTAATACATATACTGTTCGCAGTGGAGATTCACTAGCAGCAATTGCTGCACGATATGGTACAACATATCAAAATATTATGCGATTGAATGGATTGAACAATTTTTGGATTTATCCTGGGCAGCAACTTCGTGTAAGTGGTACAGCTACGACAAATCAAACAACATCAAGTCAAAACACTGCTAATACAGCTTCAAATTCATCATATTATACGGTACAACCAGGAGATTCACTAGGATTGATTGCGTCAAAATATGGTACGACATATCAAAATATTATGAACTTAAATGGTTTAAATAGCTTTTTAATCCATCCTGGTCAAAAACTACGTGTAAGTGGGACGGCAACAACAAACCAAGCAACTTCAAATCAAAATGCCAACACTGCTAACACAACTTCAAATTCATCGTATTATACGGTACAGCCAGGGGATTCATTAGGATTGATTGCGTCAAAATATGGCACGACATACCAAAACATTATGAACTTGAATGGTTTGAGTGGATTCTTAATTTTTCCTGGTCAAAAATTAAAAGTGACAGGTACAGGAATGGGTGCACAAACGCAAACACCAACAACTGCGACGACAACATATGGTTCAACATCAACATTCAATCATAGTAATTTATATGATTGGGGACAATGTACATGGCATGTGTTTAATAAACGCCAAGCAGCAGGACGTGGCATTAGTACATATTGGTGGAATGCCAATGTATGGGATGATAATGCGGTGAGAGACGGATATACAGTCAATTATCAACCAGCTGTTGGTGCGATTTTACAATCAGATCTTGGGTATTATGGGCATGTAGCATATGTGGAACGCATCAACGGAGATGGCAGTGTTCTCGTATCAGAAATGAACTATAGTGCAGGTCCGGGTGTATTGACATATCGTACAATTCCAAGCTATAGCGCAAATTCATTTAAATATATTCATTAA
- a CDS encoding bifunctional cystathionine gamma-lyase/homocysteine desulfhydrase → MNKKTLLIHGGKTTDPYTGAVTTPIYQTSTYEQDGIGSLRQGYEYSRTANPTRTALESVIADLEHGKHGFAFGSGIAAISAVMMLLDQGDHVIVGSDVYGGTYRAMTKVFERYGISFDFVNTTDVQNIADKIQDNTKMVFIETPSNPLLRITDIRAVSELAHKHELLTVVDNTFMTPYFQTPLTLGADIVLHSATKYLGGHSDVVAGLVAVSDDALAERIGFIQNSTGGVLGPQDSYLVVRGMKTLGLRLDQIEKNALAVVSMLEEHPNVAKVYHPSQKDHLNYDVHQAQAEGTPGVVSFEVADVEQAKQLVTDTRYFTLAESLGAVESLISVPSLMTHASIPADIRAKEGIADGLVRLSLGIEDTEDLVADLKQALDALTAK, encoded by the coding sequence ATGAATAAAAAAACATTACTCATTCACGGAGGTAAGACAACAGATCCTTACACAGGAGCCGTGACAACACCAATTTATCAAACAAGTACATACGAGCAAGATGGCATTGGCTCTCTTCGTCAAGGCTATGAATATTCACGTACGGCCAACCCAACACGTACAGCATTAGAATCTGTGATTGCTGATTTAGAACATGGGAAACACGGCTTTGCATTTGGATCAGGCATTGCGGCAATTAGTGCAGTGATGATGCTATTAGATCAAGGAGATCATGTGATTGTAGGTTCAGATGTCTATGGTGGTACATACCGTGCGATGACAAAAGTATTTGAACGTTATGGTATTTCATTCGACTTTGTGAATACGACAGATGTACAAAACATTGCAGATAAAATTCAAGACAATACAAAAATGGTATTTATTGAAACACCATCTAACCCGTTATTACGTATTACAGATATCCGTGCAGTCAGCGAATTAGCACATAAGCATGAATTGCTTACAGTTGTAGATAACACATTTATGACACCTTATTTCCAAACACCATTAACATTAGGTGCAGATATTGTATTACACTCTGCAACGAAATACTTAGGTGGCCATAGTGATGTTGTAGCAGGGCTTGTCGCTGTTTCAGATGATGCGCTTGCAGAACGCATTGGTTTCATTCAAAACTCTACAGGTGGTGTTTTAGGACCACAAGATAGCTATTTAGTTGTACGTGGTATGAAGACGCTTGGTTTACGATTAGACCAAATTGAAAAAAATGCACTTGCTGTCGTGTCTATGTTAGAAGAACATCCAAATGTAGCGAAAGTATATCATCCAAGTCAAAAAGATCACTTGAACTACGATGTGCATCAAGCACAAGCAGAAGGGACGCCAGGTGTTGTCTCATTTGAAGTGGCAGATGTCGAACAAGCGAAACAATTAGTGACAGATACACGCTACTTTACATTGGCGGAAAGCCTTGGTGCGGTAGAAAGTCTTATCTCTGTTCCAAGCTTAATGACACACGCGTCTATTCCTGCAGATATCCGTGCAAAAGAAGGTATTGCGGATGGATTGGTTCGTTTATCTTTAGGTATTGAAGATACAGAAGATTTAGTAGCAGACTTGAAACAAGCATTAGATGCATTAACAGCGAAATAA
- a CDS encoding pyruvate, water dikinase regulatory protein, which produces MRVSKQQLTIFIVSDALGETAQRMTQAVMGQFPDVKQVQIKKFPFIKSEDDLRTILALAVEKEAIVVTTIVSRKYNEMAKAYAEEHHIQYVDYMTDFMNMVQEKTGIEPVSETGMIHKLDDDYFKRIEAIEYSVKYDDGKHFTDIGEADALILGVSRTSKTPLSMYLANKGYKIANIPLVPEVGIPDEVFKQKNLKVFGLTASPEYIMNIRTERVKVLGISGKATYNDLSRIKKELAYAEEMFARLNATVINTEYRSIEESAFYIEKFLQK; this is translated from the coding sequence ATAAGAGTGAGTAAGCAGCAGTTAACTATTTTTATCGTGTCTGATGCGCTGGGTGAAACTGCTCAACGCATGACACAAGCAGTGATGGGACAATTTCCGGATGTCAAACAAGTACAGATTAAAAAGTTCCCCTTTATTAAGAGTGAAGATGATTTGCGAACAATTTTGGCGCTAGCAGTGGAAAAAGAGGCCATTGTTGTGACAACGATTGTTTCACGCAAATACAATGAAATGGCTAAGGCGTATGCTGAGGAACACCATATTCAGTATGTGGACTATATGACAGACTTCATGAATATGGTTCAAGAGAAAACGGGTATCGAACCCGTGTCGGAAACAGGAATGATTCATAAGCTAGATGATGATTATTTCAAACGTATCGAAGCAATCGAATACTCTGTAAAATATGATGATGGTAAGCATTTTACAGATATTGGTGAAGCGGATGCTTTGATATTAGGCGTGTCACGTACGTCTAAAACGCCACTTAGTATGTACTTAGCGAATAAAGGCTATAAAATCGCAAATATTCCATTAGTACCAGAAGTCGGTATTCCAGATGAAGTATTTAAACAAAAAAATCTGAAAGTATTCGGTCTTACAGCGAGTCCAGAATATATTATGAATATCCGTACAGAACGCGTGAAGGTACTCGGCATCTCAGGAAAGGCAACATACAATGACTTATCACGTATTAAAAAAGAATTGGCTTATGCTGAAGAAATGTTTGCGCGACTCAATGCAACAGTGATCAATACAGAATATCGTTCTATTGAAGAATCGGCTTTTTACATCGAGAAATTTTTACAAAAATAA
- a CDS encoding YibE/F family protein → MQRLLQNPWHVMIGVCLALTIALISFTYYNASFYQVPIGEVTKINSHQSKKTLNAQHNKDMHYTDQLSIKLLNTNQKGTTVKVEHQYNGSHTEAQPYHTGDRLLLHINPSTKEAYIVEKKRDTLVVTILSVFILSLLIIGQRIGFQSVLSLAMNTGAILVAVWIYNKYPNLNLFLLMSFAIVLATILTLTLVTGWQSRTIVTIVSTLLGTFICVAIAWLVITSTNSQGIKYETMSFLTVQPKMIFLTSVLVGTLGAVMDVAITISSGMYEILQRTPNIQTQRWIKAGQNIGKDIMGTMTNILLFSYLAGSLPMLLLFLKNGNTLTYSISMNWSLEICRAIIGGIGIVLTVPLTILLMQIWYHWKGGRIS, encoded by the coding sequence ATTCAGCGATTACTCCAAAATCCATGGCATGTTATGATTGGCGTCTGCCTTGCACTAACAATCGCGCTGATTAGTTTCACATATTATAATGCTTCGTTTTATCAAGTTCCTATTGGAGAAGTGACAAAAATCAACTCACATCAGAGTAAAAAAACGTTAAATGCCCAACATAATAAAGATATGCACTACACAGATCAGCTATCTATCAAATTGTTGAACACAAATCAAAAAGGGACGACTGTCAAAGTCGAACATCAATATAATGGCTCTCACACCGAGGCGCAACCCTATCACACAGGAGACCGTCTGCTACTGCACATCAATCCCTCAACAAAAGAAGCTTATATTGTAGAGAAAAAACGAGATACCCTTGTTGTAACGATATTGAGTGTATTCATACTATCTTTACTGATTATTGGTCAAAGAATTGGTTTCCAATCTGTCCTTTCACTCGCTATGAATACAGGCGCTATCCTTGTCGCTGTCTGGATATATAACAAGTACCCTAACTTAAATTTGTTTCTTTTAATGAGTTTTGCTATCGTGCTTGCAACCATTTTAACACTCACACTCGTCACTGGTTGGCAATCACGTACAATTGTCACCATTGTCAGCACATTACTTGGTACATTCATATGCGTAGCCATCGCATGGCTTGTGATTACCTCCACCAATAGTCAGGGAATAAAATACGAAACAATGAGTTTTTTAACAGTCCAACCTAAAATGATTTTTCTAACCTCTGTTCTTGTGGGGACACTCGGTGCTGTTATGGATGTAGCCATCACGATTTCTAGTGGCATGTATGAAATCTTACAGCGCACACCCAACATTCAAACACAACGTTGGATCAAGGCAGGACAAAATATTGGTAAAGATATCATGGGGACGATGACAAATATTTTACTTTTTTCTTATCTAGCTGGAAGTTTACCCATGTTGTTATTATTTTTAAAAAATGGCAATACATTAACATATAGTATTTCCATGAATTGGTCACTTGAAATATGTCGTGCCATTATAGGAGGGATTGGTATCGTACTGACTGTGCCACTTACAATTCTCTTAATGCAAATTTGGTACCACTGGAAAGGAGGACGTATCTCATGA
- a CDS encoding YibE/F family protein has protein sequence MNAIFILMVILFILMSLFGGKTGVVSFLTLFLNFIILFITLLFIVFGAPIYMMSLIFSLLIAAVNLFLLNGVNIKTIAAFIASIITALLMLGAIYFSVQVGHLQGFTPEEQDETYVYSLNIGINMTQFMIFTVILAVIAAVIDLAITISSPVYELHLTNSSLTQRQLFVSGMRVGREILATSANTIYLAFLGGSLTLLFWFFNLDYRLGHLINTKLFSQEVITIALGGIAIAICIPITAFITAWLLKHRTPFMNQPTQSAIAQHTKNDK, from the coding sequence ATGAATGCTATCTTTATACTCATGGTCATCCTATTCATATTAATGAGTCTTTTTGGTGGAAAAACAGGGGTTGTTTCTTTTTTAACACTCTTTTTAAACTTTATTATTTTGTTTATAACATTATTATTCATCGTCTTTGGTGCACCCATTTATATGATGAGCCTAATCTTTAGCCTTTTGATTGCAGCAGTGAACCTTTTCTTGCTCAATGGTGTCAATATCAAAACCATTGCCGCCTTTATTGCCAGTATTATAACGGCACTACTCATGCTAGGCGCTATTTATTTTTCTGTGCAAGTTGGTCATTTGCAAGGCTTTACACCTGAAGAACAAGATGAAACCTATGTTTATTCCTTAAATATCGGCATCAATATGACTCAGTTTATGATATTTACCGTCATATTAGCAGTTATTGCTGCGGTCATTGATTTGGCGATCACTATCAGTTCACCTGTTTATGAATTACATCTAACCAATTCGTCATTAACACAACGACAACTATTTGTTTCAGGTATGCGTGTGGGTCGAGAAATTTTAGCAACTTCAGCTAATACCATCTACCTTGCTTTTCTAGGTGGTTCTTTAACATTACTATTTTGGTTTTTCAACTTAGATTATCGTTTAGGCCATTTAATTAACACAAAACTTTTCAGTCAAGAAGTGATTACTATCGCACTTGGCGGCATTGCTATTGCAATATGTATTCCTATTACTGCCTTTATTACAGCGTGGCTACTTAAGCACCGCACACCATTTATGAATCAACCTACTCAATCGGCTATAGCGCAACACACAAAAAATGACAAATAA